Proteins encoded in a region of the Haloarcula sp. CBA1129 genome:
- a CDS encoding helix-turn-helix domain-containing protein: MPIRIDSSGGDTPPVKPGTNGHELLTVLLDHPDMGFSPKELTELTDVPHSSVHKTLSRLQEKGLVRKVDSYWAVAEDVAASEVANAVSLQQIEAEYGDDAYGDDDEWADEAPDLGENA; this comes from the coding sequence ATGCCAATCAGAATCGATTCCAGCGGAGGAGACACGCCACCCGTTAAACCCGGCACGAACGGCCACGAACTGCTCACGGTGTTGCTCGACCATCCCGACATGGGGTTCAGCCCGAAGGAACTGACGGAACTGACTGACGTGCCGCATTCCAGTGTCCACAAGACCCTCTCCCGACTCCAGGAGAAGGGTCTTGTTCGGAAGGTCGATTCCTACTGGGCGGTTGCCGAGGACGTCGCAGCCTCGGAGGTTGCGAACGCAGTGAGCCTCCAGCAAATCGAGGCCGAGTATGGCGACGACGCCTACGGCGACGATGACGAATGGGCCGACGAAGCGCCGGATTTAGGAGAAAACGCGTAG
- a CDS encoding type II toxin-antitoxin system PemK/MazF family toxin, producing MAYAQGSVVLAPATFKSGVRPYLVVSNRNRPFFGDRYTVAVITSTERETAVELTVDSLTEGELKTYPSYVSPWSLHVFPHQESTKRVAQVDDSTMTTVADGIHELTRVL from the coding sequence ATGGCCTACGCACAAGGCAGTGTTGTCCTCGCGCCAGCAACGTTCAAAAGCGGGGTCCGGCCGTATCTCGTCGTCTCGAACCGGAACCGACCGTTCTTCGGCGATCGATATACGGTTGCAGTCATCACGTCGACTGAGCGGGAGACGGCAGTTGAACTGACGGTCGATTCGCTCACCGAAGGCGAACTGAAGACGTATCCGAGTTACGTGAGTCCGTGGTCGCTACACGTCTTTCCCCACCAAGAGAGCACCAAGCGTGTGGCGCAGGTCGACGACTCAACCATGACTACCGTCGCAGACGGTATACACGAACTGACTCGAGTACTGTGA